The following proteins are co-located in the Salinirubrum litoreum genome:
- a CDS encoding SDR family oxidoreductase gives MRVAVLGCGYVGLELGRQLSAAGHEVVGVRRSESGLAAVESAGLEAVEADVTDAESLADVPDADWVVFAASSGGRGAEAARSVYVQGLRTAIRQFGSRDERPDRLIYTSSTGVYGDHGGDWVDEETPIEPTTEKTEVLAEAERVAREVSAEYGIDGTVARFAGLYGPDRYRLSRYLQGPVTAGYLNMVHRDDAAGAVAYLLREDLLRDDVVVVVDDEPVSKHEFADWLADECGVDRPEKRSKQERLAAGELSEAAERRILTSKRCSNERLRGLGYEFRYPTFREGYRDAIRAYSPES, from the coding sequence ATGAGGGTCGCGGTTCTCGGCTGTGGCTACGTCGGACTGGAACTCGGCCGCCAGTTGTCGGCCGCGGGCCACGAGGTCGTCGGCGTCCGGCGCTCAGAGTCGGGACTCGCGGCAGTCGAGTCCGCCGGCCTGGAGGCCGTCGAGGCAGACGTGACCGACGCCGAGTCGCTGGCAGACGTGCCGGACGCCGACTGGGTGGTGTTCGCCGCGAGTTCCGGCGGGCGCGGTGCCGAGGCGGCACGGTCGGTGTACGTCCAGGGACTGCGGACCGCCATCCGGCAGTTCGGCTCCCGAGACGAACGCCCCGACCGACTGATCTACACCTCCTCGACCGGTGTGTACGGCGATCACGGCGGCGACTGGGTCGACGAGGAGACGCCCATCGAGCCGACGACCGAGAAGACGGAGGTGCTCGCCGAGGCCGAGCGTGTGGCCCGTGAGGTGTCGGCCGAGTACGGCATCGACGGGACTGTCGCCCGGTTCGCGGGACTGTACGGGCCGGATCGGTACCGACTCTCGCGATATCTGCAGGGACCGGTGACGGCTGGTTACCTCAACATGGTCCACCGGGACGACGCGGCCGGTGCGGTCGCGTACCTCCTCAGAGAAGACCTACTCCGGGACGACGTGGTCGTCGTCGTGGACGACGAACCCGTCTCGAAACACGAGTTCGCCGACTGGCTGGCCGACGAGTGTGGCGTGGACCGGCCCGAGAAGCGGTCGAAACAGGAGCGACTGGCGGCGGGTGAGCTCTCGGAGGCCGCCGAACGCCGGATCCTGACGAGCAAACGGTGCTCGAACGAGCGACTGCGCGGGCTGGGCTACGAGTTCCGGTACCCGACCTTCCGCGAGGGGTACCGTGACGCGATCCGGGCGTACAGCCCCGAGTCGTAG
- a CDS encoding DUF7283 family protein, which yields MFDAPVDAWYVWLGLAVASLAVFGSASSLPTTPPPDAAGVADTVDSVAADEYETTAEHPLSVSAVRVGPHRLALRNDAGTSHAEFAFGPVTPVARDSRLERVLHGTPVDVAFEDRRAFQQAVIDARTREPTWTAVDRSLIVRRVSWEGQDVTLVGV from the coding sequence ATGTTCGACGCCCCCGTCGATGCGTGGTACGTCTGGCTCGGGCTGGCGGTCGCCAGCCTCGCAGTGTTCGGCAGTGCGAGTTCGCTTCCCACCACCCCGCCGCCGGACGCAGCCGGTGTCGCCGACACGGTCGATTCTGTGGCGGCCGACGAGTACGAGACGACCGCCGAACACCCGCTGTCGGTCTCGGCGGTGCGCGTCGGCCCACACCGCCTCGCGCTGCGGAACGACGCCGGGACGAGTCACGCCGAGTTCGCCTTCGGCCCGGTGACGCCCGTCGCCCGCGACTCCCGACTGGAGCGCGTCCTGCACGGGACGCCGGTCGACGTGGCCTTCGAGGACCGACGGGCGTTCCAACAGGCCGTGATCGACGCCCGGACCCGAGAGCCGACGTGGACAGCAGTCGATCGCTCGCTGATCGTTCGCCGCGTCTCGTGGGAGGGGCAGGATGTCACGCTCGTCGGTGTGTGA
- a CDS encoding DUF7285 family protein, with protein sequence MSRSSVCDGAVGDADCDVDFGTEDTRGQVEPLAALAAVFAVCVGLALYGGVLSSVTPETSRNLAEPTLDRVHDRVSTGGVAVPERLDAARAVGPEGYDLNLSLTADDRRWSVGETPPQSTTDTASRPTGVRIVPGRVDPGRLRVVIWS encoded by the coding sequence ATGTCACGCTCGTCGGTGTGTGACGGGGCTGTCGGCGACGCCGACTGCGATGTCGATTTCGGCACCGAGGACACCCGCGGGCAGGTCGAGCCACTCGCCGCGCTCGCGGCGGTCTTCGCGGTCTGTGTGGGACTCGCACTCTACGGCGGCGTCCTCTCCTCGGTGACACCCGAGACGAGTCGGAACCTCGCCGAGCCGACGCTGGATCGCGTTCACGACCGCGTTTCGACCGGCGGGGTGGCGGTGCCGGAGCGACTCGACGCCGCGAGGGCTGTCGGTCCGGAGGGGTACGACCTGAACCTCTCGCTGACGGCAGACGACCGCCGATGGTCGGTCGGGGAGACACCACCGCAGTCGACGACCGACACGGCGAGCCGGCCCACGGGCGTCCGAATCGTCCCCGGCCGAGTCGACCCCGGTCGACTCCGCGTGGTGATCTGGTCGTGA
- a CDS encoding DUF7286 family protein translates to MRLADDRRGRVPFALVGVLLLLGSTTFAVTLSTQQTPAAPDEDVQTAMERAEASAGGAVREATDAAARDAARNPVLDPADTPAGRVLNDSTAFRDALRLRIYHAVRDRFTAVESRSGDVVASPSLPPTPNASALRRAKGRVQIAGVQNGTALRVTVENVSITAREQSRGSSTSGAGIGADESTDRPEQTDTSGPIVGEEDETITLTVETPALALHERTERFEERLNTGALEGSGLGRRLTAELYVITWARGYAQYGGLPIQNVLGNHHVEVATNGGIVREQRAVFGRADPDAKAGTTRLALHAGHEDLAVLTGGSKVPSARLALKERRKIHDGGKSLPGYDRAAGTPRATDSISVGVNRTADVALVGLTTESNEQRDTVATTTDAENRSLDTVLADAYEPRVRLVTATREIEDGDEPAPDAPGSDWDLVGSDTERSTSVRQTARAPDPTVPDGSHRLGTFDRVVVERHHVTREWRRGNETQTTRASWTDRTAVGVAVVGDHLPAEVPDQRVNPIHETGGALDGPNLRGVPAAASDALVDSQGGPDRVAERVVTGELDSRQTRVAGDRPPELARWVRADLVRLRNRVANVSVTVRRGKVATARANPPARLAERIRDRRTDLLSVPPRRYDGIADVALVAARAAYLDRVVARLEARAERTETTNGKVGEALANTGAPARDSLGEFLRSSRTRTTPERQQLAEGPGTPVTVVPDGSPAVLTVVGVTREHVPEVAPGHTYEPMAARTTNVFTVPSGEIADGVISSVAGKQGHVSVGTAGKRLQQANGTLRHADDPEFRVHRNSLRRTLSERISQAETRAREVLGQETDLSASARRRAVSRGVARWNTTGERAVALGDGSLATAVAAAAVDAGATEGPDAPSSQAVESRLEVALSAPEFQRAVAVPVGDVKPIDRYAEQVARELVKEGMKRGVSNATELARERWTDDVLGSVPAGLPVAPVPGYWYATINVWDVRVRGQYARFTVRARTGGPTDPDAAVAYSRDGEAVRFDTDEDGTRERLGWNDPVDFEQRTAVVIAVPPNGNGVGDVDGNADERSPGWPTPGCRAQNCLAEGNASRSRFDGRGLAESALGGRGEQLF, encoded by the coding sequence GTGAGACTCGCAGACGACCGCCGGGGGCGCGTCCCCTTCGCGCTCGTCGGCGTCCTGCTCTTGCTCGGCAGTACGACCTTCGCGGTCACCCTGTCGACACAGCAGACACCGGCCGCGCCGGACGAGGACGTCCAGACCGCGATGGAGCGCGCCGAGGCGTCTGCCGGCGGGGCGGTGCGAGAGGCCACCGACGCCGCCGCGCGTGACGCCGCCCGAAATCCGGTCCTCGACCCGGCGGACACGCCTGCCGGTCGGGTGCTGAACGACTCGACCGCCTTCCGCGACGCGCTCCGACTCCGCATCTACCACGCGGTCCGCGACCGATTCACCGCAGTCGAGAGTCGCTCAGGGGACGTGGTCGCGAGTCCGTCGCTCCCGCCGACACCGAACGCCAGCGCGCTCCGGCGGGCGAAAGGCCGCGTTCAGATCGCCGGTGTCCAGAACGGGACCGCACTGCGCGTCACGGTCGAGAACGTGTCGATCACGGCCCGCGAGCAGAGTCGCGGCAGTTCGACTTCCGGTGCCGGTATCGGGGCAGACGAGTCTACCGACCGCCCCGAGCAGACCGACACTAGCGGTCCGATCGTGGGCGAGGAGGACGAGACGATCACGCTGACGGTCGAGACGCCGGCCCTCGCGCTCCACGAGCGGACCGAACGATTCGAGGAACGACTGAACACCGGTGCACTCGAGGGGTCGGGACTCGGCCGGCGACTCACCGCAGAACTGTACGTCATCACGTGGGCACGAGGCTACGCACAGTACGGCGGCCTCCCGATCCAGAACGTCCTCGGGAACCACCACGTCGAGGTGGCGACGAACGGCGGCATCGTCCGGGAACAGCGCGCCGTCTTCGGGCGGGCCGATCCGGACGCGAAGGCCGGAACGACGCGACTCGCCCTCCACGCAGGACACGAAGACCTCGCAGTGCTGACGGGCGGGAGCAAGGTCCCGTCGGCCAGACTCGCGCTGAAAGAACGTCGGAAGATACACGACGGCGGCAAGAGCCTGCCGGGGTACGACCGAGCGGCGGGTACGCCACGCGCGACCGACAGCATCTCGGTCGGGGTGAACCGGACGGCCGACGTCGCGCTGGTCGGCCTGACGACCGAGTCGAACGAACAGCGCGACACGGTCGCAACGACGACCGACGCGGAGAACCGGTCGCTCGACACCGTCCTCGCAGACGCCTACGAGCCGAGAGTCCGTCTCGTGACCGCGACACGCGAGATCGAAGACGGGGACGAACCGGCACCCGACGCACCCGGTTCCGACTGGGACCTCGTCGGGAGCGATACCGAGCGATCCACGTCGGTCCGGCAGACTGCACGGGCCCCCGACCCGACGGTCCCGGACGGGTCCCACCGACTCGGCACCTTCGACCGCGTCGTCGTCGAACGCCACCACGTCACCCGCGAGTGGCGGCGCGGCAACGAGACGCAGACGACACGCGCCTCGTGGACCGACCGCACCGCCGTCGGTGTCGCGGTCGTCGGTGACCACCTCCCAGCGGAGGTACCCGACCAGCGAGTCAACCCGATCCACGAGACCGGCGGCGCGCTGGACGGCCCGAACCTGCGAGGCGTCCCGGCGGCCGCCAGTGACGCACTCGTCGATTCGCAGGGCGGCCCGGACCGGGTGGCAGAGCGCGTCGTGACCGGCGAACTCGACAGCCGACAGACCCGCGTCGCGGGTGACCGACCGCCCGAACTCGCTCGGTGGGTGCGAGCCGACCTCGTCCGCCTCCGGAACCGCGTGGCGAACGTGTCGGTGACGGTGCGCCGTGGGAAGGTCGCCACCGCGAGGGCGAACCCACCGGCCCGACTGGCAGAGCGGATTCGCGACCGGCGGACGGACCTGTTGTCCGTGCCGCCGCGCCGGTACGACGGGATCGCCGACGTCGCACTGGTGGCCGCGCGGGCGGCGTATCTCGACCGCGTGGTCGCGCGACTGGAAGCACGCGCCGAGCGCACCGAGACGACGAACGGGAAGGTGGGCGAGGCGTTGGCGAACACCGGCGCACCCGCACGCGACAGTCTCGGCGAGTTCCTGCGGTCGAGTCGAACGCGGACGACGCCCGAGCGACAGCAGTTGGCCGAGGGTCCCGGCACGCCCGTGACCGTCGTACCGGACGGATCGCCGGCCGTGCTGACCGTCGTCGGCGTGACGCGGGAGCACGTTCCCGAGGTCGCACCGGGACACACCTACGAACCGATGGCGGCCCGGACGACCAACGTGTTCACCGTCCCCTCGGGCGAGATCGCAGACGGTGTCATCTCGTCGGTCGCCGGGAAACAGGGTCACGTGTCGGTCGGGACCGCCGGCAAGCGACTCCAGCAGGCGAACGGGACGCTGCGACACGCCGACGATCCGGAGTTTCGCGTCCACCGGAACAGCCTCCGACGGACGCTCTCGGAGCGAATCTCGCAGGCCGAAACGCGGGCACGAGAGGTACTGGGGCAAGAAACCGACCTCTCGGCGTCGGCGCGTCGTCGAGCGGTGAGTCGTGGCGTCGCGCGCTGGAACACGACCGGCGAGCGGGCGGTCGCACTCGGTGACGGATCACTGGCGACGGCTGTCGCGGCGGCAGCGGTCGACGCGGGTGCGACGGAGGGACCGGATGCGCCGAGTTCGCAGGCCGTCGAGAGCCGCCTCGAGGTCGCACTCTCCGCCCCCGAGTTTCAGCGGGCTGTCGCCGTCCCGGTCGGTGACGTGAAACCGATCGACCGGTACGCCGAACAGGTCGCCCGCGAACTGGTGAAAGAAGGGATGAAGCGCGGCGTCTCGAACGCGACCGAGTTGGCGAGAGAACGGTGGACCGACGACGTGCTCGGGTCGGTCCCGGCCGGGCTTCCGGTGGCACCGGTGCCGGGCTACTGGTACGCGACGATCAACGTCTGGGACGTGAGAGTGCGCGGGCAGTACGCCCGGTTCACGGTCCGGGCGCGGACCGGCGGGCCGACGGACCCGGACGCGGCGGTCGCGTACAGCCGAGACGGCGAGGCCGTGCGGTTCGACACCGACGAGGATGGGACGAGAGAACGACTCGGCTGGAACGATCCGGTCGACTTCGAACAGCGCACGGCGGTCGTGATCGCGGTCCCGCCGAACGGGAACGGTGTCGGCGACGTGGACGGGAACGCCGACGAGCGCTCGCCGGGGTGGCCGACGCCGGGTTGTCGTGCGCAGAACTGTCTCGCCGAGGGGAACGCGAGCAGGAGTCGGTTCGACGGCCGAGGACTCGCGGAGAGCGCGCTGGGCGGGCGCGGTGAACAACTGTTTTAG
- a CDS encoding DUF5791 family protein, with the protein MLHDVVAEPGELSPAELRAEYDALLRSVVETVGVDRVVAETDLSRETVEALAAGESAESVALTVTEAAAILGLSDEVPDAEVVVLELRDHLLMGMTTGVLDVDTISAEIDADLTGQEVQQALEGRTEMTLDELAAIHRFVAASQR; encoded by the coding sequence ATGCTCCACGATGTCGTCGCCGAACCCGGCGAACTCTCGCCGGCCGAGTTGCGCGCCGAGTACGACGCGCTCCTCCGGTCGGTCGTCGAGACGGTCGGTGTGGATCGAGTCGTCGCCGAGACGGACCTGTCGCGCGAGACGGTCGAGGCACTCGCTGCTGGCGAGTCGGCCGAGTCGGTCGCGTTGACCGTCACCGAAGCGGCCGCGATTCTGGGTCTCTCGGACGAGGTGCCCGACGCCGAGGTGGTCGTGCTGGAACTGCGCGACCACCTGCTGATGGGGATGACGACCGGCGTGCTGGACGTCGACACGATCTCGGCCGAGATCGACGCGGACCTGACGGGACAGGAGGTCCAGCAGGCGCTGGAGGGTCGCACCGAGATGACCCTCGACGAACTGGCGGCGATCCACCGGTTCGTCGCCGCCAGCCAGCGATGA
- a CDS encoding DUF7284 family protein, protein MTSTVLDAAVCLLLVSAGAVTLVTVPDAGGVAPEAGAGGDAVVGGVADADDPDRADALATTLTTATASVNYTLAPGARRANGTRVAFPHTDGPQFERTSRGTLAGLLVDATLAGIRVEGSRLDHTGDDFRRGVRARTLEAVGANTQVVAVWRPTAEGPVDGRVVVGPDPPADRSVHAAVVRAPTGFAGGHDSAWTTADGARPAEQATDETRAPDPAAGEERERLARRVAGAVVTGLLPPSETRFALHGDYPVSALTRHRYLRLAHLFGVDLDGSIAEDPAETNVTRATRLLTAGLADSLSQSFRQSASSPGVDGPEITVGRVRITVRTWGAS, encoded by the coding sequence GTGACGAGCACCGTCCTCGACGCGGCGGTCTGTCTCCTGCTCGTCAGTGCGGGAGCCGTGACGCTGGTGACGGTGCCGGACGCGGGGGGTGTCGCTCCGGAGGCGGGCGCCGGCGGAGATGCGGTCGTGGGCGGTGTCGCCGACGCCGACGACCCCGACCGCGCCGACGCACTGGCGACGACGCTGACCACCGCGACCGCGTCGGTGAACTACACGCTCGCCCCCGGAGCACGCCGAGCGAACGGAACGCGAGTGGCCTTCCCGCACACCGACGGACCCCAGTTCGAGCGCACGAGTCGGGGAACACTCGCCGGTCTGCTGGTGGACGCGACTCTCGCTGGTATCCGCGTGGAGGGCAGTCGACTTGATCACACCGGCGACGACTTCCGACGCGGCGTGCGCGCCCGCACCCTCGAAGCGGTCGGGGCGAACACGCAGGTCGTCGCCGTCTGGCGACCGACAGCCGAGGGACCGGTCGACGGACGGGTCGTCGTCGGTCCCGACCCACCGGCCGACCGATCGGTCCACGCCGCCGTGGTTCGCGCACCGACTGGCTTCGCCGGCGGTCACGACTCGGCTTGGACGACTGCAGACGGCGCACGCCCGGCCGAGCAGGCCACCGACGAGACGCGCGCTCCCGATCCGGCGGCGGGCGAGGAGCGCGAGCGACTCGCCCGCCGTGTCGCCGGGGCGGTCGTCACCGGTCTCCTCCCACCGAGCGAGACGCGCTTCGCACTCCACGGCGACTACCCGGTGTCCGCGCTGACCCGGCACCGCTACCTCCGACTGGCACACCTGTTCGGGGTCGACCTCGACGGGAGCATCGCCGAGGACCCGGCAGAGACGAACGTGACTCGTGCCACTCGACTGCTCACGGCTGGTCTCGCGGACAGTCTCTCGCAGTCGTTCCGGCAGTCGGCGTCGTCTCCGGGAGTGGACGGCCCGGAGATCACAGTCGGACGGGTCCGGATCACGGTCCGGACGTGGGGGGCGTCGTGA